One part of the Sphingobacterium sp. LZ7M1 genome encodes these proteins:
- the lnu(H) gene encoding lincosamide nucleotidyltransferase Lnu(H) — MTQLQMINKTKSIAQQDENVSAVFMYGSFTKSEGDKYSDIEFYIFLKNKENFSSEKWVNQIHPVALYFTNEYGSEVAIFENMVRGEFHFLKTEEIEIIKSWDGIVAFSDFDQMNLIDKDGHLTKTLNQIKTKSPERITNENILWLSQSLLNVILTTSNLIKREEFAHAHHSLSNVQKYLLWLIRARTNKTQHWESPTKSLEKDIDTTWYFAYKTVTSDLNPKNIILAFENSLNLSEKLFDELNIEPKMKEILHEIRKNYR, encoded by the coding sequence ATGACGCAGTTACAAATGATTAACAAAACAAAATCTATAGCTCAACAAGACGAAAATGTTTCCGCTGTTTTTATGTATGGTTCATTTACTAAAAGCGAAGGAGATAAATATTCTGATATCGAATTTTACATCTTTTTAAAAAATAAAGAAAATTTCTCGTCGGAAAAATGGGTAAATCAAATTCATCCTGTGGCATTATATTTTACAAATGAATATGGAAGCGAAGTTGCTATTTTTGAGAATATGGTCAGAGGCGAATTTCATTTTTTAAAAACGGAGGAAATTGAAATTATCAAATCTTGGGACGGAATTGTTGCATTTAGCGATTTTGACCAAATGAACCTAATCGACAAAGACGGACATTTAACGAAAACACTAAATCAAATCAAAACGAAATCGCCCGAAAGAATAACAAATGAAAACATCTTGTGGTTAAGTCAATCATTACTGAATGTTATACTGACAACAAGCAACTTAATTAAGCGAGAAGAATTTGCTCATGCTCATCATAGTTTATCAAATGTTCAGAAATATTTGCTTTGGCTTATTAGAGCAAGAACAAACAAAACCCAACATTGGGAAAGTCCAACTAAAAGTCTTGAAAAGGATATTGATACGACTTGGTATTTTGCGTATAAAACAGTAACATCGGATTTAAATCCTAAAAATATAATTTTAGCTTTTGAAAACTCATTAAATTTATCGGAAAAACTATTTGACGAACTAAATATTGAACCAAAAATGAAAGAAATCCTACATGAAATAAGAAAAAACTACCGCTAA
- a CDS encoding APH(3') family aminoglycoside O-phosphotransferase: MDISKDVKNQLDKYFGNYTTTQISGGSTNAELFRVTTDESKSFILKKQIYSNHNVNLKYDYQNYLWLDGKIPVPKIIFYEQLSDFELLCMTELQGKTLEYYFDKIETEEIIKQYAISLKKLHSLKIDNTALVQHLDLKISKARFNLDSGLIDFTDLQPENQTYSPEELFVKLLSIKPSDYELVFTHGDYCFDNLIFDNHNLSGFIDIGNGGITDKYQDIALAVRNIRDNFRPEMVDIFYKVYGLDKPNKNKIEFYILLDEFF; the protein is encoded by the coding sequence ATGGACATCAGTAAAGACGTAAAAAATCAACTTGACAAATATTTTGGAAATTATACTACCACACAAATTTCAGGTGGTTCAACAAATGCTGAATTGTTCAGGGTTACGACAGATGAATCAAAGAGTTTTATTCTCAAAAAACAAATTTATAGTAACCATAATGTAAACCTCAAATACGATTATCAAAATTATTTATGGCTTGACGGAAAAATTCCAGTTCCTAAGATTATTTTTTATGAACAATTAAGCGACTTTGAATTGTTATGTATGACGGAACTGCAAGGAAAAACTCTTGAATATTATTTTGATAAAATAGAAACTGAAGAAATTATTAAGCAATATGCAATATCATTGAAAAAACTTCATTCTTTGAAAATTGACAATACTGCGTTGGTTCAACACCTTGACTTGAAAATTTCAAAAGCAAGATTTAATTTAGATAGTGGGTTAATTGATTTTACAGACTTACAACCCGAAAATCAAACTTACAGCCCCGAAGAACTATTTGTGAAATTATTAAGCATAAAGCCATCAGACTATGAATTAGTGTTTACACACGGAGATTACTGTTTTGACAACTTAATTTTTGACAATCATAACTTAAGTGGTTTTATAGACATTGGCAATGGAGGTATAACAGATAAATATCAAGATATTGCACTTGCTGTTAGAAACATACGAGATAATTTTAGACCAGAAATGGTTGACATATTTTACAAGGTATATGGACTTGATAAGCCAAACAAAAATAAAATAGAGTTTTATATATTATTAGACGAGTTCTTTTGA